From Salvia splendens isolate huo1 chromosome 3, SspV2, whole genome shotgun sequence, a single genomic window includes:
- the LOC121793481 gene encoding splicing factor 3A subunit 2-like, protein MDREWGSKPGSGGAATAQNEAIDRRERLRRLALETIDLAKDPYFMRNHLGSYECKLCLTLHNNEGNYLAHTQGKRHQTNLAKRAAREAKEAPAQPQPHKRKVNLKKVVKIGRPGYRVTKQFDGETKQRSLLFQIEYPEIEDNTKPRHRFMSSFEQKVQPFDKRYQYLLFAAEPYEIIAFKVPSIEIDKSTPKFFSHWDPDSKMFTLQLYFKIKPPETNKPQPAPAANGTAVPGAPPRPLPPPPPPQGLPPPPPTSNPPMPPTLMPPPLANGPRPMPPGGNLPAPPPPPVGSGPMANFTPGAQMGRPPMPPPQGFLGQQMQGHGMYQPPPPNMG, encoded by the exons ATGGACAGGGAGTGGGGTTCTAAGCCGGGAAGCGGTGGGGCCGCCACCGCCCAGAATGAGGCCATCGACCGACGGGAGCGGCTCCGGCGACTTGCCCTGGAAACCATTGATTTGGCCAAAGATCCATATTTCATGCGCAATCACCTTGGAAG CTACGAGTGCAAGCTCTGCTTGACTCTGCACAACAATGAGGGGAATTACTTAGCGCACACACAGGGGAAGCGTCACCAGACCAACTTGGCTAAGCGAGCGGCTCGTGAAGCAAAAGAAGCTCCAGCTCAGCCGCAACCCCATAAGCGCAAAGTTAATCTGAAGAAAGTTG TTAAAATTGGTCGGCCTGGATATCGTGTGACCAAGCAATTTGACGGGGAGACCAAACAGAGATCACTGCTTTTCCAG ATAGAATATCCTGAGATTGAAGACAATACAAAGCCAAGGCATCGGTTTATGTCATCCTTTGAACAG AAAGTTCAACCGTTCGATAAAAGATATCAATACCTGTTATTTGCTGCTGAGCCATATGAAATTATAGCTTTCAAG GTTCCTAGTATAGAGATTGATAAGTCAACTCCCAAATTCTTCTCCCACTGGGATCCAGACTCGAAGATGTTCACG TTGCAGTTGTACTTTAAGATAAAGCCACCAGAGACAAATAAACCTCAACCTGCTCCTGCAGCTAATGGGACTGCAGTTCCTGGTGCCCCACCTAGGCCTTTgccaccacctcctcctccaCAAGGACTGCCTCCGCCACCTCCAACTAGTAATCCTCCAATGCCTCCAACTTTGATGCCTCCTCCTTTAGCCAATGGACCAAGACCTATGCCACCTGGTGGGAATCTGCCTGCCCCACCTCCACCTCCTGTTGGCAGTGGTCCTATGGCAAATTTTACCCCTGGTGCACAAATGGGAAGGCCACCTATGCCACCACCTCAAGGTTTCTTGGGGCAGCAAATGCAGGGTCATGGGATGTACCAACCCCCTCCACCTAACATGGGTTGA
- the LOC121793532 gene encoding 30S ribosomal protein S16-2, chloroplastic/mitochondrial-like has protein sequence MVVRLRLSRFGCRNKPFYRLMAGDSRSPRDGKHLEVLGYYNPLPGQDGGKRMGVNFDRVKYWLSVGAQPSDPVQRLLFRAGLLPPPPMLAMGRKGGPRDMRPVDPLSGRVMTEAKKDSVVKQKAGEDESGSESP, from the exons ATGGTGGTGCGATTAAGGCTGTCGAGATTTGGATGTCGAAACAAACCGTTCTACCGATTGATGGCTGGTGATAGCCGATCCCCGAGAGATGGCAAGCATTTGGAAGTCTTGGGATACTATAATCCCCTACCTG GTCAGGATGGAGGTAAAAGAATGGGAGTTAACTTTGATAGAGTGAA GTATTGGCTTTCAGTTGGCGCACAACCCTCTGATCCTGTTCAGCGCCTTCTCTTTCGAGCAGGCTTGTTGCCTCCACCACCCATGCTGGCAATGGGACGGAAAGGAGGTCCACGAGACATGCGCCCAGTTGATCCACTGAGTGGGCGTGTTATGACAGAGGCCAAGAAAGATAGTGTTGTAAAACAGAAAGCTGGTGAGGATGAGAGCGGGAGTGAGAGTCCTTGA